From Aspergillus fumigatus Af293 chromosome 5, whole genome shotgun sequence, a single genomic window includes:
- a CDS encoding C3HC4 finger protein, translating to MDVHSPRFAFGDSSNMAPSAFSNMRDPSSHGTLDPQVITQNNASGAVDASTNPHFDGQNSSTNPFATSLADEYLALIHDGDLALPPPSSQDTRTGLDTGIQHTHGEVIAGQNALWGDLTDHNRSHQEASLRYWDPQYVADFNRHNYSHIRTAPVQPPGSLFQNSHQVAVQQRSNVQPPGPHNVTASAYQMIPPDTANTPAPLENQHYGGVRYRPAYSPPSYARPNPYMPFPQWTISPVTNQPRRHHRTQNSSSTASAVQGQQQATSVGHTARRRTRPAGETNPQLPRRLSTSQVPRVPAVATATSSSPGMAIGAPHYLTYLTPEDHVRIQRLAELQAYTSSMRTGSVVHGSHRQHSLDDDGIGDRGSSTPKGLDDTTDGRPEPKEDKDLTVNLECKICMSQLVDTVTIPCGHAILCRWCAEQHIPSSQLDQARVKGRPLCPMCRGVVKSKVRPRIRRGDSANVIVVQMRIYLS from the exons aTGGATGTGCATTCACCTCGTTTCGCTTTCGGGGACTCTAGCAATATGGCGCCTTCAGCGTTCTCAAACATGCGGGATCCCAGCAGCCATGGAACTCTCGACCCGCAAGTCATCACACAAAATAACGCATCAGGCGCCGTTGACGCTTCCACGAATCCTCATTTCGACGGTCAAA ATTCGAGTACCAATCCGTTTGCAACTTCACTTGCTGATGAATACCTTGCTTTGATACACGATGGAGACCTCGCCTTACCGCCACCCAGTTCCCAGGACACAAGAACTGGGCTGGATACAGGGATCCAACATACCCACGGGGAAGTTATAGCAGGCCAGAATGCCCTGTGGGGAGATTTGACCGACCACAATCGAAGCCACCAAGAAGCCAGCCTGCGTTACTGGGATCCGCAATACGTCGCCGATTTCAACAGACACAATTATTCTCATATACGGACGGCTCCTGTTCAACCACCGGGATCGTTGTTCCAGAATAGTCACCAGGTCGCAGTGCAGCAAAGATCCAACGTGCAGCCCCCTGGTCCACACAATGTGACAGCATCAGCCTACCAAATGATACCGCCAGATACGGCTAATACTCCCGCGCCTTTAGAGAATCAGCATTACGGAGGTGTGCGATATAGGCCTGCTTATTCTCCACCATCGTACGCCCGTCCCAATCCCTACATGCCATTCCCGCAATGGACCATTTCACCAGTGACCAACCAGCCCAGACGGCACCATCGGACGCAgaactcctcttccaccGCAAGCGCAGTgcaggggcagcagcaggcaaCATCTGTCGGCCACACAGCACGCCGACGCACGCGCCCTGCTGGTGAGACGAATCCGCAACTCCCACGTCGCCTCTCGACATCTCAAGTGCCCAGAGTGCCGGCCGTGGCGACTGCCACAAGCTCTAGTCCTGGGATGGCAATCGGAGCACCACATTACCTCACGTATCTCACGCCAGAAGATCATGTCCGGATCCAACGATTGGCAGAGCTGCAAGCATACACAAGCAGTATGCGCACTGGTAGTGTCGTCCATGGAAGTCACCGACAGCACTCACTGGATGACGATGGCATCGGTGATCGTGGGTCATCAACTCCCAAAGGCCTCGATGACACGACGGACGGTCGTCCCGAACccaaagaagacaaagatttGACCGTCAATCTCGAATGCAAGATCTGTATGAGTCAACTCGTGGACACCGTGACAATTCCATGTGGTCACGCGATACTCTGCCGCTGGTGCGCTGAGCAGCACATACCGTCCAGTCAACTCGATCAAGCTCGGGTCAAGGGGCGACCCCTTTGCCCTATGTGTCGTGGAGTCGTCAAATCCAAGGTACGGCCTCGGATTCGGAGAGGGGATAGCGCTAACGTTATTGTTGTCCAGATGCGAATCTACTTGTCCTGA